Genomic window (Candidatus Omnitrophota bacterium):
TTGGTTTTCAGCCTTCTGAATTTGCAAAGTTAGCAGTCTTGATTTATGCATCAGATTTTCTGGCGCGCAAACAAAAGCGAATTACTAGTCTTTTTTCCGGCTTTATTCCGCTGATGTGCGTATTAGGCGTTGTGTCATTACTTATTTTAAAGCAGCCTGATTTAGGTACAACGGCATTGATTTCAGCGGTTGTTTTAGTAATGCTTTTTATTGCAGGAACACGGATTGCATTTTTAGCGAGTATTGCATTCTTGAGTTTTCCGGCAATATATTATTTGATTGCGCGTGTTCCTTATCGATTAAGACGTATCCAAGCTTTTCTTGATCCGTGGAGTGATAAACAGGGTGCAGGATTTCAGCTTGTTCAGTCTCAGATTGCATTAGGTTCTGGTGGAATTTTTGGGCTTGGCTTAGGAAAAAGTATGCAGAAATTATTTTATCTTCCTGCAGCCCATACGGATTTTATTTTATCGATTATCGGTGAAGAGCTTGGGCTCTTAGGAACAGCGACAGTGGTTCTTCTTTTTGTATTATTTATTTGGCAGGGCGCAAGAATTGCCAAGAGAACACAGGAGCCGTTTGGATATTTTCTTGCGATTGGCATTGTTGCGATGATTGGTTTGCAGGCAATTGTTAATATTGGTGTTAGCATCGGTGCTTTTCCAACGAAAGGATTGCCGTTACCATTTATTAGCTATGGAGGCTCCGCGTTAATTGTTCAAATGGTTTGTGTTGGTCTTTTGCTCAATATTTCGAGAATACAAGATTTATCATAGAAGGGTTATTTATGAAGATTATTATCGCAGCAGGAGGAACGGGAGGACATGTGTTTCCTGCCATTTCTACGGCGAAAGAATTAGAAAAGCAAAATCAAATTATTTTTTTTACTACAGATGGACTTGCTTATCAAATTATAAGAAATTCTGGATTTGAACCTTGGGCCGTATGTCAGAGAAAAAGATCATCTAGAAACATTTTTTTATTCATCGTTAGGATGATGCAGTCGATACGAGAGTGTTTTTGTATCATGCAAAAAGCATTGCCTGATGTTGTTGTTGGTTTTGGTGGCTATCCGGCTTTTCCTGTTGTTTTTTCCGCATGGTTCTTAAAGATTCCTATTTTGATTCATGAGCAAAATGTTGTTCCTGGAAAAGCAAATCAGGTGGCTGGAATGTTCGCTGACAAGATTGCGGTTAGCTTTAAAGAGACTAAAGAATATTTTAATTCTAAAAAATGTGTTTTAACCGGATGTCCATCTCGATTTAAAGATGAGCTACAGCCTACAGAAGAAGATTTTAAGAAATTTGATTTCAAAAAAGAAAGGGCGACCATCTTAGTTTTTGGTGGAAGTCAAGCAAGTCAAAAGATTAATAGTATTTTTTCTGAAGCGGCGATTTTGCTTAAGGGAAATTTTAATTTTCAATTTATTCATATTTCCGGAAAAGATGATTATTATGCCTTGTGTAAGAAATATTTAAATAATAAATTTAACTTTAAGTTATTTGATTTTGTGCAGGATATGGCGTCGGCATACCGTGTTGCGGACTTAGTTATCGCTCGTTCAGGAGCGTCAACAATTTCAGAGTTGATTACTTTTAAAAAGCCATCGATTCTTATTCCGTATCCGGTTGAGAGAGTGCATCAAAAAGAAAA
Coding sequences:
- the ftsW gene encoding putative lipid II flippase FtsW — protein: MRELRVSIAAITTVLICLGIIMIFSSSGIYALQELGSSTYFLQRHLVYLCVGFIFMMFAMTIDYRVLAQYSKPILIFSIVMLVLVLIPGVGKEVYGARRWFRFLGFGFQPSEFAKLAVLIYASDFLARKQKRITSLFSGFIPLMCVLGVVSLLILKQPDLGTTALISAVVLVMLFIAGTRIAFLASIAFLSFPAIYYLIARVPYRLRRIQAFLDPWSDKQGAGFQLVQSQIALGSGGIFGLGLGKSMQKLFYLPAAHTDFILSIIGEELGLLGTATVVLLFVLFIWQGARIAKRTQEPFGYFLAIGIVAMIGLQAIVNIGVSIGAFPTKGLPLPFISYGGSALIVQMVCVGLLLNISRIQDLS
- the murG gene encoding undecaprenyldiphospho-muramoylpentapeptide beta-N-acetylglucosaminyltransferase, translated to MKIIIAAGGTGGHVFPAISTAKELEKQNQIIFFTTDGLAYQIIRNSGFEPWAVCQRKRSSRNIFLFIVRMMQSIRECFCIMQKALPDVVVGFGGYPAFPVVFSAWFLKIPILIHEQNVVPGKANQVAGMFADKIAVSFKETKEYFNSKKCVLTGCPSRFKDELQPTEEDFKKFDFKKERATILVFGGSQASQKINSIFSEAAILLKGNFNFQFIHISGKDDYYALCKKYLNNKFNFKLFDFVQDMASAYRVADLVIARSGASTISELITFKKPSILIPYPVERVHQKENALVLSRVGAAVIIEESNLSEARLHNEIISFFKKEKNKASFDEGMKQLQMFDSEKKLAQEVVNLRK